The Aquiluna sp. KACHI24 genome contains a region encoding:
- the hemB gene encoding porphobilinogen synthase codes for MIHRPRRLRATAAIRELVAEVSLTPANLMQPIFVREGLSAPREIMGMPGVLQHTETSFLTELDRALSAGVVSVMLFAIPESRDPEGSAALDPNGILNRAVRAARAHVSDHLVIVADLCLDEFTSHGHCGVLGASGAVDNDGTLEAYGLMALELARAGADLLGASGMMDGQVGHVRKVLDQNGFDGTGILAYAAKYASTFYGPFRNAVESELTGNRKTYQQDYRNRTESIRGISLDLEQGADIVMVKPALCYLDIVSAAAGISSVPVAAYLVSGELAMIESAAANGFIDRDGAIWEALYSVRRAGAQIICTYWAIEFAQKLKG; via the coding sequence ATGATTCACAGACCCAGAAGACTTCGCGCCACTGCCGCGATTCGTGAGTTGGTGGCGGAGGTTTCGCTCACCCCGGCGAATTTGATGCAGCCAATATTTGTGCGAGAGGGGTTGTCTGCCCCGAGAGAGATTATGGGCATGCCGGGGGTGCTGCAGCACACCGAAACTAGTTTCCTCACAGAGCTCGATCGAGCCCTTTCTGCCGGGGTGGTGTCGGTGATGCTTTTTGCGATCCCCGAATCTCGAGACCCGGAAGGCAGTGCGGCGCTGGATCCCAACGGAATCCTTAACCGGGCGGTTCGGGCGGCTAGGGCCCACGTCTCAGACCACCTGGTGATAGTCGCGGATTTATGCCTTGATGAGTTCACCTCTCACGGCCACTGCGGGGTGCTAGGTGCAAGCGGAGCGGTGGATAACGATGGCACCCTCGAGGCTTATGGGTTGATGGCTCTGGAGCTGGCCCGGGCTGGAGCGGACTTGCTCGGAGCCAGCGGCATGATGGACGGTCAAGTTGGTCACGTGAGAAAGGTGCTGGATCAAAACGGTTTCGATGGCACCGGAATCCTGGCCTACGCTGCGAAATACGCCTCGACTTTTTATGGCCCATTCCGCAATGCGGTGGAGTCAGAACTCACGGGCAATCGCAAGACCTATCAGCAGGATTATCGCAATCGCACCGAATCGATTCGGGGGATTTCCCTTGATTTAGAGCAGGGCGCGGATATCGTGATGGTGAAGCCGGCGCTTTGCTACCTCGACATCGTGTCCGCCGCCGCTGGGATCAGCTCGGTCCCGGTTGCGGCATATCTGGTCTCCGGCGAGTTGGCGATGATCGAGTCGGCCGCGGCCAATGGATTTATCGATCGCGATGGGGCTATTTGGGAGGCGCTCTATTCGGTCCGGCGAGCCGGCGCCCAAATTATTTGCACCTACTGGGCAATCGAGTTCGCTCAGAAGTTGAAGGGATAG
- a CDS encoding uroporphyrinogen-III synthase, producing the protein MKVLLIRPNRNEVDAAELEKLGFEVEVDPYLEIASAPNQAGAKRLLETLRSPGERWLVVTSTNALDFWGRLLAPGELESAIATPGLRFAAIGSQTKKQLEELGAKAVMVPGRADGASLAQLLAMEPVARVVIPSGSIAMRDIPDTLLTHGFEVISEVVYATEQKTTTPSSVAAIARGEFCAVLLRSPSAVRAFLSFNPKPNLVLCCAGKTTAAELEKFGLSADLVSQSPDPDVVAEAVFDYFRVRNS; encoded by the coding sequence ATGAAAGTCTTACTCATCAGGCCCAATCGCAACGAGGTGGATGCCGCCGAGCTTGAAAAGCTGGGCTTTGAAGTTGAGGTGGACCCTTACCTCGAGATAGCTTCGGCGCCCAATCAAGCGGGAGCCAAAAGGTTGCTTGAGACCTTGAGGTCACCGGGTGAGCGCTGGCTGGTCGTGACATCGACAAATGCCTTGGATTTTTGGGGCCGGCTGTTGGCGCCGGGGGAGCTCGAGTCAGCGATTGCGACCCCGGGTCTGCGCTTTGCGGCCATCGGGTCGCAAACCAAAAAGCAGCTCGAGGAACTCGGTGCCAAGGCGGTCATGGTGCCAGGCCGCGCCGATGGTGCTTCCCTGGCGCAACTGCTGGCCATGGAGCCCGTCGCGCGCGTTGTGATACCAAGCGGTTCCATCGCGATGCGGGATATTCCAGACACGCTCTTGACTCATGGCTTTGAGGTAATCTCCGAGGTGGTCTACGCCACCGAGCAAAAAACCACCACCCCGAGCTCTGTCGCAGCAATTGCCCGGGGTGAATTTTGTGCGGTCTTGCTTCGCTCACCAAGCGCAGTACGGGCATTTCTGAGCTTCAACCCAAAGCCGAATTTGGTGCTCTGCTGCGCGGGCAAAACCACCGCTGCTGAATTGGAAAAGTTTGGGCTGAGTGCCGATTTGGTTTCTCAAAGCCCGGACCCTGATGTGGTTGCCGAAGCAGTTTTTGACTACTTTCGAGTGAGGAATTCATGA